A single genomic interval of Cucumis sativus cultivar 9930 chromosome 7, Cucumber_9930_V3, whole genome shotgun sequence harbors:
- the LOC101211645 gene encoding cation/H(+) antiporter 28 isoform X2, whose amino-acid sequence MAKTRNHEPSRSLANDTCTIRLTEIFGKATRSILGFFIMMGLCNGVHYLLRPFSQPRITSDTIVGLVVGNFIRKQLDISTIKTLRYIVDFGMVCYMFVLGLEVDPYVIFKAPTRDAKVAYAGMISTLILACSIIPFIGMIKSKEISFILSLSTVLSSTASPVLTRLITSLKIGKSDIGRLVIAAGMHSDFISTLMICVGYLFCKCQETRISFIKGFQLGILLLIQAVLTAKVSPVFMNWVNNENPEGKPMKGPHLVLAVAFMAFLCCCPTVFGYNPILSAFLAGTFLPREGRVSRWAIGKINYLLTTVFYPIFFFWMGVESKLTDFEPGQIMTWVRLILLFAIATLGKVVGTVIAGAILGFHWPESVALGLLLTMKGHFHIYLAIAAKTAGKITTSTSIVMVIVIFFTIVHAPKVVAHIIQRARKRTPTHRMALQLLDPSSELKILLCIHGPQNTPAAINIMEISRGTANPGVVVYVTDMIELTDEIASTLVQGEGVDSVTVTHTGVTQMREQVTSAVQSYVDENGEGITLRRMLALSTFNSMAQDICILAEELMGALIILPFHKSQRGDGSLSEGQTAFRYVNRKVLRHAPCSVGILVDRGLGSVEKISRSYVSQNVAVIFIGGKDDREALAYAGRVARHPGVKLSVIRFLVDADAVNAARRAGTYRISVAEQEEEMRQDDECFAYFYERHVAGGHVAYVEKHLASSSETYSTLKSLEGQYALIIVGRGGKVNTVLTFGMNDWQQCPELGPIGDILSGSEFSVRTSVLIIHQHNLKGELDGLDDDFSIM is encoded by the exons ATGGCGAAGACTAGAAATCATGAGCCATCGCGATCGTTAGCAAATGATACATGTACAATTCGGCTGACTGAAATTTTTGGGAAGGCGACTAGGTCTATTTTGGGCTTCTTTATCATGATGGGTCTTTGCAATGGTGTGCATTACCTTTTGAGGCCATTTTCTCAACCTCGCATTACCTCTGATACGATC GTAGGTTTGGTTGTTGGCAACTTCATAAGGAAGCAACTTGATATATCAACGATTAAGACGCTGCGTTATATTGTCGACTTTGGTATGGTATGCTATATGTTTGTGCTGGGATTGGAGGTGGATCCATACGTAATCTTCAAAGCACCTACACGCGATGCTAAGGTAGCTTATGCTGGAATGATTTCAACACTCATCTTAGCCTGTTCCATAATCCCATTTATTGGCATGATAAAGTCAAAAGAGATCAGTTTCATACTCTCCCTCTCAACTGTCCTCTCTAGCACAGCTTCTCCTGTGCTAACCCGTTTGATTACCAGTCTTAAAATAGGTAAGTCAGATATAGGCCGGCTCGTCATTGCTGCTGGCATGCATTCTGATTTTATATCCACCCTCATGATCTGTGTTGGTTATCTCTTTTGCAAATGCCAAGAGACACGCATCTCCTTTATAAAAGGTTTTCAGTTAGGCATTCTATTATTGATCCAGGCAGTACTGACGGCGAAGGTTTCACCAGTATTCATGAACTGGGTAAATAACGAAAACCCCGAGGGTAAACCTATGAAAGGTCCTCACCTGGTTCTTGCAGTTGCTTTCATGGCCTTCCTTTGCTGCTGCCCTACTGTGTTTGGTTACAATCCAATTCTCAGTGCATTCTTAGCTGGAACGTTTTTACCTCGAGAAGGTAGAGTATCAAGATGGGCAAttggaaaaattaattacctGCTTACTACCGTTTTCTatcccatcttcttcttttggatGGGGGTTGAATCCAAGCTGACTGACTTTGAACCTGGACAAATAATGACATGGGTCAGGTTAATTCTGCTTTTTGCTATTGCAACCTTAGGAAAAGTTGTTGGTACTGTCATTGCTGGGGCAATTTTGGGGTTTCATTGGCCTGAATCAGTAGCACTTGGGCTGCTGTTAACCATGAAGGGccattttcatatatacttaGCTATTGCTGCAAAAACA GCCGGAAAGATAACTACATCTACGAGTATAGTGATGGTAATTGTAATCTTCTTCACAATCGTGCATGCCCCAAAAGTTGTAGCACATATAATCCAAAGGGCAAGGAAACGTACGCCTACACATCGAATGGCTCTCCAATTGCTTGATCCGTCAAGCGAGCTTAAGATCTTGTTATGTATACATGGACCTCAGAACACTCCAGCAGCCATTAACATCATGGAGATTTCTCGGGGGACAGCTAACCCTGGGGTTGTTGTATATGTTACAGACATGATTGAACTTACAGATGAAATAGCATCCACATTAGTTCAGGGTGAAGGAGTTGACAGCGTGACTGTAACCCACACAGGAGTGACGCAAATGAGAGAACAAGTTACTTCTGCAGTTCAAAGCTATGTAGATGAAAATGGAGAAGGGATTACTCTTAGAAGAATGTTGGCTCTCTCAACATTCAATTCTATGGCTCAGGACATTTGCATTTTGGCAGAGGAATTGATGGGAGCTCTTATCATACTGCCATTCCACAAGAGCCAGCGTGGAGACGGATCATTGAGTGAGGGCCAAACAGCTTTCCGCTATGTAAACCGCAAG GTTCTCAGGCATGCCCCCTGCTCTGTGGGAATCCTAGTGGATCGAGGACTTGGATCAGTAGAGAAAATTTCAAGGTCCTATGTATCTCAAAATGTGGCAGTCATCTTCATTGGCGGTAAAGACGACCGAGAAGCATTAGCCTACGCTGGTCGAGTAGCAAGGCATCCCGGAGTTAAACTCTCAGTGATTAGATTCTTAGTGGACGCTGATGCAGTAAATGCTGCAAGAAGAGCGGGAACTTACAGGATAAGTGTGGCTGAGCAGGAAGAGGAAATGAGACAAGATGATGAATGCTTTGCCTATTTTTACGAACGACATGTGGCTGGTGGACATGTTGCTTATGTTGAAAAACATCTGGCCAGTTCCTCCGAGACGTATTCTACTTTGAAATCACTGGAAGGGCAATATGCCCTCATCATTGTAGGTCGAGGTGGGAAGGTTAACACGGTGTTAACTTTCGGGATGAATGACTGGCAACAATGTCCAGAACTGGGTCCTATAGGCGATATTCTCTCCGGGTCTGAATTCTCTGTTAGGACCTCAGTTTTGATCATCCATCAACACAATCTAAAAGGAGAGCTAGATGGGCTTGATGATGACTTTTCAATAATGTAG
- the LOC101208535 gene encoding DNA-directed RNA polymerases II, IV and V subunit 11 isoform X3, with product MNVPDRYERFVVPEGAKKVSYERDTKIMNAATFILEREDHTIGNILRMQLHRDDNVLFAGYQLPHPLKYRILVRIQTASQSSPMQAYNQAINDLDKELDVLKYELEGEISRFSRAY from the exons atgaATGTCCCTGATCGCTACGAGCGCTTCGTCGTTCCTGAGGGCGCCAAGAA GGTTTCATACGAGAGAGACACGAAGATCATGAATGCAGCCACATTTATATTAGAGAGAGAGGATCATACTATCGGAAACATTCTCCGCAT GCAACTTCATAGAGATGATAATGTGCTGTTTGCTGGCTACCAGCTTCCTCATCCTCTTAAGTACAGAATACTTGTTCGG ATACAAACTGCTAGCCAGTCTTCACCGATGCAGGCATATAATCAGGCTATCAATGATCTGGATAAGGAGCTCGACGTTTTGAAATACGAGCTTGAG GGTGAGATTTCAAGGTTCTCGAGGGCCTATTAG
- the LOC101208535 gene encoding DNA-directed RNA polymerases II, IV and V subunit 11 isoform X1 gives MNVPDRYERFVVPEGAKKLILETLILFIISLTSRSILLFFYIHYNRLCYDFLFWTDVDFVEHCRVSYERDTKIMNAATFILEREDHTIGNILRMQLHRDDNVLFAGYQLPHPLKYRILVRIQTASQSSPMQAYNQAINDLDKELDVLKYELEGEISRFSRAY, from the exons atgaATGTCCCTGATCGCTACGAGCGCTTCGTCGTTCCTGAGGGCGCCAAGAAGTTAATTCTTGAAACCCTAAttcttttcatcatctctTTAACTTCACGATCgattttgcttttcttctaCATACACTACAACCGTCTCtgttatgattttcttttctggaCGGATGTCGATTTTGTTGAACATTGCAGGGTTTCATACGAGAGAGACACGAAGATCATGAATGCAGCCACATTTATATTAGAGAGAGAGGATCATACTATCGGAAACATTCTCCGCAT GCAACTTCATAGAGATGATAATGTGCTGTTTGCTGGCTACCAGCTTCCTCATCCTCTTAAGTACAGAATACTTGTTCGG ATACAAACTGCTAGCCAGTCTTCACCGATGCAGGCATATAATCAGGCTATCAATGATCTGGATAAGGAGCTCGACGTTTTGAAATACGAGCTTGAG GGTGAGATTTCAAGGTTCTCGAGGGCCTATTAG
- the LOC101208535 gene encoding DNA-directed RNA polymerases II, IV and V subunit 11 isoform X2, which produces MNVPDRYERFVVPEGAKKLILETLILFIISLTSRSILLFFYIHYNRLCYDFLFWTDVDFVEHCRVSYERDTKIMNAATFILEREDHTIGNILRMQLHRDDNVLFAGYQLPHPLKYRILVRM; this is translated from the exons atgaATGTCCCTGATCGCTACGAGCGCTTCGTCGTTCCTGAGGGCGCCAAGAAGTTAATTCTTGAAACCCTAAttcttttcatcatctctTTAACTTCACGATCgattttgcttttcttctaCATACACTACAACCGTCTCtgttatgattttcttttctggaCGGATGTCGATTTTGTTGAACATTGCAGGGTTTCATACGAGAGAGACACGAAGATCATGAATGCAGCCACATTTATATTAGAGAGAGAGGATCATACTATCGGAAACATTCTCCGCAT GCAACTTCATAGAGATGATAATGTGCTGTTTGCTGGCTACCAGCTTCCTCATCCTCTTAAGTACAGAATACTTGTTCGG atGTAA
- the LOC101208296 gene encoding uncharacterized protein LOC101208296, protein MAFHVACPITCRRICFCPLGFAPALQNGGAKNEFLDGVLKVEEFLKDPWGIRVRDGKGTTVQVWVPKVVPPPPPVQPVGVVGEALGGADGVDEMAAAMSAQTKRIALQRKAAAAMIAAEDYARRFESGNLVDASGNIVGEEQGQSNVNVMCRICFFGENESSERARKMLSCKTCGKKYHRSCLKSWAQHRDLFHWSSWTCPSCRACEVCRRTGDPNKFMFCKRCDGAYHCYCQHPPHKNVSSGPYLCPKHTRCHSCGSNVPGNGQSVRWFLGYTFCDACGRLFVKGNYCPVCLKVYRDSESTPMVCCDICQRWVHCHCDSISDEKYLQFQIDGNLQYKCTACRGECYQVKNLEDAVQEIWRRRDEADRDLIVNLRAAAGLPTQDEIFSISPYSDDEENGPAVVKNEFGRSLKLSLKGFADKVPKKSKDYGKKSSNKKYAKEKGTPLANQSELDQNFEVRNDVQQSGFGEGNEKNGGLLPQNNNEGLDTSPVAGSLSHNEGTCSVNQPGVLKHKFVDEVMVSDEEKTSKVVQIKASKAQGLDTGEDSGKYASKSKTAKGKKLVINLGARKINVATSPKSDASSCQRGQDLAVSNGEKVNNSSQSTGLKAGETENSVPSFGKVRFGSSDTNTTFGRGNTASGSEVGPPDGTRVFSRKRNMEGSTPAVGSLGGVSTVKEEKVPSGKQLESGSHICNDGHDDNGQTPLPQSLPRDSKPLLKFKFKKPPLDNQISCHEEEKSLVKGQRSKRKRPSPLMEKVPFNEVEDLTRSHQDNLLDDANWILKKLGKDAIGKRVEVQHPSDKSWQKGVVRDMIDGTSTLSVALDDGREKTLELGKQGIRLVPLKQKRSKS, encoded by the exons ATGGCATTTCACGTAGCTTGTCCAATTACATG tcGAAGGATTTGCTTCTGTCCGCTAGGATTTGCGCCAGCTTTGCAGAATGGGGGAGCTAAGAATGAGTTTCTTGATGGGGTGCTTAAGGTGGAGGAGTTTCTCAAGGATCCTTGGGGAATTAGGGTTAGAGATGGAAAGGGAACGACAGTTCAGGTGTGGGTTCCGAAGGTTGTGCCGCCACCTCCACCAGTGCAGCCTGTTGGGGTTGTTGGCGAGGCGTTGGGTGGAGCTGATGGGGTTGATGAGATGGCGGCGGCGATGTCGGCTCAGACAAAGCGTATTGCTCTTCAACGCAAGGCTGCTGCTGCTATGATTGCTGCTGAGGACTATGCCAGGCGGTTTGAGTCTGGGAATTTAGTG GACGCCTCCGGTAACATTGTGGGTGAAGAGCAGGGGCAATCCAATGTGAATGTAATGTGTAGAATATGTTTTTTTGGTGAAAATGAATCTAGTGAGCGAGCAAGGAAGATGCTTTCATGCAAAACTTGTGGGAAAAAATACCATCGCAGCTGCTTGAAATCCTGGGCCCAACATAGGG ATCTATTTCACTGGAGTTCTTGGACTTGCCCTTCCTGCAGAGCATGTGAG GTATGCAGAAGAACCGGTGACCCTAATAAATTCATGTTCTGCAAAAGATGTGATGGTGCTTACCATTGTTACTGTCAGCATCCTCCTCACAAG AATGTAAGTTCTGGACCCTATTTGTGTCCAAAGCACACAAGGTGTCACAGCTGTGGGTCTAATGTTCCCGGAAATGGTCAAAGTGTGAG GTGGTTTCTCGGATATACATTTTGTGATGCATGTGGTAGATTATTTGTGAAGGGAAACTATTGCCCTGTGTGTTTGAAG GTTTATAGAGATTCAGAATCTACTCCGATGGTTTGCTGTGACATTTGCCAGCGATGGGTACACTGCCATTGTGATAGTATCAG TGATGAAAAATACCTACAGTTTCAAATAGATGGGAATCTTCAATACAAATGCACTGCCTGTCGTGGAGAATGTTATCAG GTAAAAAATCTTGAGGATGCTGTTCAAGAGATTTGGAGAAGAAGGGATGAAGCTGATCGTGATCTAATTGTTAACTTGAGGGCTGCTGCTGGATTACCCACACAAGATGaaatattttccatttcaCCTTATTCAGACGACGAAGAAAATGGTCCTGCGGTCGTTAAGAATGAGTTTGGACGTTCATTGAAACTATCTCTGAAGGGGTTTGCTGACAAAGTGCCTAAGAAGAGTAAGGATTATGGAAAAAAGTCATCGAATAAGAagtatgcaaaagaaaaaggaactCCTTTAGCCAATCAATCTGAACTAGATCAGAATTTTGAAGTGCGAAATGATGTTCAACAATCTGGTTTTGGTGAAGGCAATGAGAAGAATGGTGGTTTGCTAccccaaaataataatgaaggaCTGGACACTTCTCCCGTTGCTGGGAGTCTTAGCCACAATGAGGGGACGTGCTCTGTTAATCAACCAGGGGTCTTGAAACACAAATTTGTGGATGAGGTAATGGTAagtgatgaagaaaaaacCTCAAAAGTTGTTCAAATCAAGGCCAGCAAGGCTCAAGGTTTGGATACTGGAGAAGATTCAGGAAAATATGCCAGTAAATCAAAGACGGCTAAAGGAAAGAAGCTAGTAATAAATCTAGGTGCACGTAAAATTAATGTTGCTACTTCCCCAAAGTCTGATGCTTCAAGTTGCCAAAGAGGACAGGATTTGGCTGTCTCTAATG GAGAAAAAGTGAATAACTCCAGCCAATCAACAGGACTGAAGGCTGGGGAAACAGAGAATAGCGTTCCGAGCTTTGGAAAAGTTAGATTTGGATCTTCTGACACAAATACTACATTTGGCAGAGGAAATACTGCTAGTGGATCTGAAGTTGGTCCTCCAGATGGCACTCGCGTATTTTCTCGTAAAAGAAACATGGAAGGAAGCACACCTGCAGTTGGTTCCCTTGGTGGCGTTTCCACagtaaaagaagagaaggtaCCTTCAGGAAAGCAACTTGAAAGTGGGTCTCATATATGCAATGATGGACATGATGATAATGGACAGACACCTTTGCCACAGTCTTTGCCCAGAGACTCAAAACCTTTGTTGAAGTTCAAATTTAAGAAACCTCCCCTTGATAATCAAATTTCATGTCACGAGGAAGAAAAAAGTCTTGTCAAAGGCCAGcggtcaaaaagaaaaagaccaTCGCCATTGATGGAAAAAGTACCCTTCAATGAAGTGGAAGACTTGACACGGTCTCATCAAGATAATCTATTGGACGATGCTAATTGGATTCTCAAAAAATTGGGAAAAGATGCAATAGGAAAGAGGGTTGAAGTTCAACACCCATCAGACAAGTCATG GCAGAAAGGAGTGGTTCGTGATATGATCGATGGCACATCAACATTATCAGTTGCCCTTGATGATGGTAGAGAAAAAACATTGGAACTTGGCAAGCAAGGAATTCGACTTGTTCCTCTTAAGCAAAAGAGATCGAAATCATGA
- the LOC101211645 gene encoding cation/H(+) antiporter 28 isoform X1, translated as MLHSFIISKGENSASNKTFITEKVPRRRRRRRRRRNAMAKTRNHEPSRSLANDTCTIRLTEIFGKATRSILGFFIMMGLCNGVHYLLRPFSQPRITSDTIVGLVVGNFIRKQLDISTIKTLRYIVDFGMVCYMFVLGLEVDPYVIFKAPTRDAKVAYAGMISTLILACSIIPFIGMIKSKEISFILSLSTVLSSTASPVLTRLITSLKIGKSDIGRLVIAAGMHSDFISTLMICVGYLFCKCQETRISFIKGFQLGILLLIQAVLTAKVSPVFMNWVNNENPEGKPMKGPHLVLAVAFMAFLCCCPTVFGYNPILSAFLAGTFLPREGRVSRWAIGKINYLLTTVFYPIFFFWMGVESKLTDFEPGQIMTWVRLILLFAIATLGKVVGTVIAGAILGFHWPESVALGLLLTMKGHFHIYLAIAAKTAGKITTSTSIVMVIVIFFTIVHAPKVVAHIIQRARKRTPTHRMALQLLDPSSELKILLCIHGPQNTPAAINIMEISRGTANPGVVVYVTDMIELTDEIASTLVQGEGVDSVTVTHTGVTQMREQVTSAVQSYVDENGEGITLRRMLALSTFNSMAQDICILAEELMGALIILPFHKSQRGDGSLSEGQTAFRYVNRKVLRHAPCSVGILVDRGLGSVEKISRSYVSQNVAVIFIGGKDDREALAYAGRVARHPGVKLSVIRFLVDADAVNAARRAGTYRISVAEQEEEMRQDDECFAYFYERHVAGGHVAYVEKHLASSSETYSTLKSLEGQYALIIVGRGGKVNTVLTFGMNDWQQCPELGPIGDILSGSEFSVRTSVLIIHQHNLKGELDGLDDDFSIM; from the exons ATGCTGCATTCCTTCATCATTTCCAAGGGAGAAAACAGCGCCAGCAACAAAACCTTCATCACAGAGAAGG TTCcgcgaagaagaagaagaagaagaagaagaagaaacgcAATGGCGAAGACTAGAAATCATGAGCCATCGCGATCGTTAGCAAATGATACATGTACAATTCGGCTGACTGAAATTTTTGGGAAGGCGACTAGGTCTATTTTGGGCTTCTTTATCATGATGGGTCTTTGCAATGGTGTGCATTACCTTTTGAGGCCATTTTCTCAACCTCGCATTACCTCTGATACGATC GTAGGTTTGGTTGTTGGCAACTTCATAAGGAAGCAACTTGATATATCAACGATTAAGACGCTGCGTTATATTGTCGACTTTGGTATGGTATGCTATATGTTTGTGCTGGGATTGGAGGTGGATCCATACGTAATCTTCAAAGCACCTACACGCGATGCTAAGGTAGCTTATGCTGGAATGATTTCAACACTCATCTTAGCCTGTTCCATAATCCCATTTATTGGCATGATAAAGTCAAAAGAGATCAGTTTCATACTCTCCCTCTCAACTGTCCTCTCTAGCACAGCTTCTCCTGTGCTAACCCGTTTGATTACCAGTCTTAAAATAGGTAAGTCAGATATAGGCCGGCTCGTCATTGCTGCTGGCATGCATTCTGATTTTATATCCACCCTCATGATCTGTGTTGGTTATCTCTTTTGCAAATGCCAAGAGACACGCATCTCCTTTATAAAAGGTTTTCAGTTAGGCATTCTATTATTGATCCAGGCAGTACTGACGGCGAAGGTTTCACCAGTATTCATGAACTGGGTAAATAACGAAAACCCCGAGGGTAAACCTATGAAAGGTCCTCACCTGGTTCTTGCAGTTGCTTTCATGGCCTTCCTTTGCTGCTGCCCTACTGTGTTTGGTTACAATCCAATTCTCAGTGCATTCTTAGCTGGAACGTTTTTACCTCGAGAAGGTAGAGTATCAAGATGGGCAAttggaaaaattaattacctGCTTACTACCGTTTTCTatcccatcttcttcttttggatGGGGGTTGAATCCAAGCTGACTGACTTTGAACCTGGACAAATAATGACATGGGTCAGGTTAATTCTGCTTTTTGCTATTGCAACCTTAGGAAAAGTTGTTGGTACTGTCATTGCTGGGGCAATTTTGGGGTTTCATTGGCCTGAATCAGTAGCACTTGGGCTGCTGTTAACCATGAAGGGccattttcatatatacttaGCTATTGCTGCAAAAACA GCCGGAAAGATAACTACATCTACGAGTATAGTGATGGTAATTGTAATCTTCTTCACAATCGTGCATGCCCCAAAAGTTGTAGCACATATAATCCAAAGGGCAAGGAAACGTACGCCTACACATCGAATGGCTCTCCAATTGCTTGATCCGTCAAGCGAGCTTAAGATCTTGTTATGTATACATGGACCTCAGAACACTCCAGCAGCCATTAACATCATGGAGATTTCTCGGGGGACAGCTAACCCTGGGGTTGTTGTATATGTTACAGACATGATTGAACTTACAGATGAAATAGCATCCACATTAGTTCAGGGTGAAGGAGTTGACAGCGTGACTGTAACCCACACAGGAGTGACGCAAATGAGAGAACAAGTTACTTCTGCAGTTCAAAGCTATGTAGATGAAAATGGAGAAGGGATTACTCTTAGAAGAATGTTGGCTCTCTCAACATTCAATTCTATGGCTCAGGACATTTGCATTTTGGCAGAGGAATTGATGGGAGCTCTTATCATACTGCCATTCCACAAGAGCCAGCGTGGAGACGGATCATTGAGTGAGGGCCAAACAGCTTTCCGCTATGTAAACCGCAAG GTTCTCAGGCATGCCCCCTGCTCTGTGGGAATCCTAGTGGATCGAGGACTTGGATCAGTAGAGAAAATTTCAAGGTCCTATGTATCTCAAAATGTGGCAGTCATCTTCATTGGCGGTAAAGACGACCGAGAAGCATTAGCCTACGCTGGTCGAGTAGCAAGGCATCCCGGAGTTAAACTCTCAGTGATTAGATTCTTAGTGGACGCTGATGCAGTAAATGCTGCAAGAAGAGCGGGAACTTACAGGATAAGTGTGGCTGAGCAGGAAGAGGAAATGAGACAAGATGATGAATGCTTTGCCTATTTTTACGAACGACATGTGGCTGGTGGACATGTTGCTTATGTTGAAAAACATCTGGCCAGTTCCTCCGAGACGTATTCTACTTTGAAATCACTGGAAGGGCAATATGCCCTCATCATTGTAGGTCGAGGTGGGAAGGTTAACACGGTGTTAACTTTCGGGATGAATGACTGGCAACAATGTCCAGAACTGGGTCCTATAGGCGATATTCTCTCCGGGTCTGAATTCTCTGTTAGGACCTCAGTTTTGATCATCCATCAACACAATCTAAAAGGAGAGCTAGATGGGCTTGATGATGACTTTTCAATAATGTAG